From Canis lupus dingo isolate Sandy chromosome 24, ASM325472v2, whole genome shotgun sequence, a single genomic window includes:
- the LOC112673323 gene encoding LOW QUALITY PROTEIN: L-lactate dehydrogenase A chain-like (The sequence of the model RefSeq protein was modified relative to this genomic sequence to represent the inferred CDS: inserted 2 bases in 2 codons), whose protein sequence is MWYLNSSLLSHLSVSTDFPIFIAIFSGTGKEPETESRSSRRQVLTWLRAAASTARCEFRIPFGSKSKIATLKDQVIQNLLKEDHIPQNKIXVVGVGAVGMTCAISILMKDLADELALVDVMEDKLKGEMMDLQHGSLFLRTPKIGSGKDYNVTANSKLVIITAGACQQEGESRLNLVQSNMNIFKFIISNIVKYSPNCKLLVVSNPVDTLTYVAWKISGFPXNCVIGSGCNLDSAGFPYLMGERLGVHPLSYHGWVLGEHGDSSVPVWNGVNVAGVSLKNLHPDLGTDADKEQWKEGHKPVVDSAYEVIKLKGYTSWAIGLSIADLAESVMKNLRWVHPISTMIKGLYGIKDDVFLSVPCNLEQNGISNVVKVTLTPEEEARLKKSADILWGIQKELQFKNSLM, encoded by the exons AGAGTCGGAGCAGCCGCCGCCAAGTTCTGACCTGGCTCCGTGCCGCCGCCTCCACTGCCCGATGTGAATTCCGGATTCCTTTTGGTTCTAAGTCCAAAATAGCAACTCTCAAGGATCAGGTGATTCAGAATCTTCTTAAGGAAGACCATATCCCCCAGAATAAGA AAGTTGTTGGGGTTGGAGCTGTAGGCATGACTTGTG ccatcagTATCTTAATGAAGGACTTGGCAGATGAACTCGCTCTTGTTGATGTCATGGAAGACAAATTGAAGGGAGAGATGATGGATCTCCAGCACGGCAGCCTTTTCCTTAGAACACCAAAAATTGGCTCTGGCAAAGACTATAATGTGACTGCAAATTCCAAGCTGGTTATTATCACAGCTGGGGCATGTCAGCAAGAGGGAGAAAGTCGTCTTAATTTGGTCCAGTCTAACATGAACATCTTTAAGTTCATCATTTCTAATATTGTCAAATACAGCCCAAACTGCAAGTTGCTTGTTGTTTCCAATCCAGTGGATACCTTAACCTATGTGGCTTGGAAGATAAGTGGCTTTC AAAATTGCGTTATTGGAAGTGGTTGCAATCTGGATTCAGCCGGGTTCCCTTACCTAATGGGGGAAAGGCTGGGAGTTCACCCATTAAGCTATCATGGGTGGGTCCTTGGAGAGCATGGAGACTCCAGTGTGCCTGTATGGAATGGAGTAAATGTTGCTGGGGTCTCTCTGAAGAATCTGCACCCTGACTTAGGCACTGATGCAGATAAGGAACAGTGGAAAGAGGGTCACAAACCGGTGGTTGACAGTGCCTATGAGGTGATCAAACTGAAAGGCTACACTTCCTGGGCCATTGGACTGTCTATAGCAGATTTGGCAGAAAGTGTAATGAAGAATCTTAGGTGGGTGCATCCAATTTCCACCATGATTAAAGGTCTCTATGGAATAAAGGATGATGTCTTCCTTAGTGTTCCTTGCAATTTGGAACAGAATGGAATCTCCAATGTTGTGAAGGTGACTCTGACTCCTGAGGAAGAGGCCCGTTTGAAGAAGAGTGCAGATATACTTTGGGGGATCCAAAAGGAGCTGCAGTTTAAAAATTCTCtaatgtag